In Mycoplasmopsis californica, one genomic interval encodes:
- a CDS encoding MAG6410 family transglutaminase-related lipoprotein, with protein sequence MKKVILLPIISTSNIASVAFLAISCNANQDTQQLPENIEKTRVTQKNKLQNQYNENNHSKTQKITPNHSITTDSELNAKKVTSDDSFNEKTTRKVESNSKNLNEQTQLKKPINKKQEPTNQNNSKPKNNISVSKTEKITETAPKSKINEPIDKIIQHNQDVEKKIDDNSISSKMNEQEKIVYPKQFTPKFIPTTINEEEIKRKILSTKKTTFNYFSHPNYSIKNTGQILNSHTKNQIKLELIDEQGNTVNGVKWYVMQHYPQDNVFPAEATYANPIVDLKKDGTISALPFNHEDRFAEIWAEYQGALFRTTIKVLNFEHSLDEWQEEQARQEAIKISQDWHNLSPFQKALNAYEWITKNVAYEERGEKVDQTAYSSIIEKRSVCTGYTRGFKMFMDILGVPCQSLTGDVDDDSIGHERHIWNLVELDDGWYHVDATWGINRHKPGDNNYNYFLLGNDDFGQNRDFIKPDESIMGKKYRFAMIKNYAPDVETAEKIIERTKLENPDSKTLLLQFPLKFEQHRKISDLITKNISPYGAQHTSQNRSFNIYKFGYQFWNSIRSNQTNISKHPLELVVDNDSKFIRIKNTKNIDINVQNIEIEGAFIEKIERNGDDTLIYLNNFKQIGENEVSISIFKFNYDFNVKNQKLKFNVTKHNKPDAYFEAKDPKSGILKNVDSTMEYRTGNGQWHNINNSEVELTDVGTKPISIRVKATPGIAASDIQIIQTQKHPDIRGAKVFEGKIIGVDKSMQYRKINTNDWNEITTHQISGLDRGTYEIRVKPGKNILPSEYVVLTI encoded by the coding sequence ATGAAAAAAGTTATTTTATTGCCTATTATCTCTACGTCAAACATTGCATCGGTTGCATTTTTAGCTATTAGTTGTAATGCAAATCAAGATACACAACAATTACCCGAAAACATCGAAAAAACAAGGGTAACACAAAAAAATAAATTACAGAATCAATATAATGAGAATAATCATTCAAAAACCCAGAAAATAACACCAAATCATTCAATAACCACTGACAGCGAACTTAATGCTAAGAAAGTAACATCCGATGATTCTTTCAATGAAAAGACAACTCGTAAAGTAGAATCGAACTCAAAAAATCTAAATGAACAAACGCAATTAAAAAAGCCAATAAATAAAAAACAAGAACCAACTAACCAAAACAATTCAAAACCAAAAAATAATATCTCTGTTTCAAAGACTGAAAAAATCACTGAAACTGCGCCAAAAAGCAAAATCAACGAGCCAATTGATAAAATTATTCAGCATAACCAAGATGTTGAGAAAAAAATTGATGATAATTCCATTTCTAGCAAAATGAATGAGCAAGAAAAAATAGTTTATCCTAAACAATTTACTCCTAAATTCATTCCAACCACAATAAATGAAGAGGAAATCAAAAGAAAAATTTTAAGCACAAAGAAAACAACTTTCAATTATTTTTCTCATCCTAATTATTCAATTAAAAACACTGGGCAAATACTGAATTCACACACAAAAAATCAAATTAAATTAGAACTAATTGATGAGCAAGGAAATACAGTTAATGGTGTAAAGTGATATGTAATGCAACATTATCCACAAGATAATGTGTTCCCAGCCGAAGCAACATACGCCAATCCAATCGTAGATCTAAAAAAGGATGGCACAATATCAGCTCTCCCTTTTAATCATGAAGATAGATTTGCAGAAATATGAGCAGAATACCAAGGCGCTTTATTCAGAACAACTATAAAAGTTCTGAATTTTGAACATTCCCTTGATGAATGGCAAGAAGAGCAAGCAAGACAAGAAGCGATCAAAATATCACAAGATTGACACAATTTATCACCTTTCCAAAAGGCGTTAAACGCCTACGAATGAATCACAAAAAACGTCGCCTATGAAGAACGTGGAGAAAAAGTGGATCAGACTGCATATTCTTCGATCATTGAAAAAAGATCTGTTTGCACTGGATATACAAGAGGTTTTAAAATGTTTATGGACATACTAGGCGTTCCTTGCCAGTCGCTAACAGGTGATGTAGATGATGATTCAATTGGGCATGAAAGACATATTTGAAACTTAGTTGAGTTAGATGACGGCTGATATCACGTTGATGCAACCTGAGGAATTAATAGACACAAGCCTGGTGATAATAACTATAACTACTTTTTATTAGGTAATGATGATTTTGGTCAAAATCGTGACTTCATAAAACCCGATGAATCAATCATGGGCAAAAAATATCGTTTTGCAATGATAAAAAATTATGCGCCTGATGTTGAAACTGCTGAAAAAATAATCGAACGAACAAAATTAGAAAATCCCGATTCAAAAACTTTATTATTACAGTTCCCTCTTAAATTTGAACAACATAGGAAAATCAGTGATTTAATTACGAAAAATATTAGTCCATATGGCGCTCAACATACAAGTCAGAATAGATCATTTAATATTTACAAGTTTGGTTATCAATTTTGAAATTCAATTAGGAGTAATCAAACAAATATAAGTAAGCATCCATTAGAGCTTGTTGTTGATAATGATTCCAAATTTATCCGGATTAAAAATACAAAAAATATTGATATAAATGTACAGAATATTGAGATAGAAGGGGCTTTTATTGAAAAAATTGAACGCAATGGTGATGATACATTAATTTATTTAAATAACTTTAAACAAATTGGTGAAAATGAAGTTTCAATTAGTATTTTTAAATTTAATTATGATTTTAACGTTAAAAACCAAAAACTAAAATTCAATGTTACTAAACACAATAAACCTGATGCGTATTTCGAAGCTAAAGACCCAAAATCGGGAATTTTAAAAAATGTTGATTCAACAATGGAATATAGAACAGGTAATGGCCAGTGACATAACATCAATAATTCCGAAGTTGAGCTTACTGATGTAGGTACCAAACCTATTTCAATCCGTGTTAAAGCGACCCCTGGCATTGCTGCCTCTGATATTCAAATAATCCAAACACAAAAACATCCCGATATTCGTGGAGCTAAGGTGTTCGAAGGAAAAATTATCGGTGTCGACAAATCAATGCAATATCGCAAAATCAACACCAATGATTGAAATGAAATTACCACTCATCAAATAAGCGGTCTAGATAGAGGCACTTATGAAATCAGAGTTAAACCTGGTAAAAATATTTTACCTTCGGAATATGTTGTGCTAACAATTTAA
- a CDS encoding DHH family phosphoesterase — translation MKIADTGSWKIAADKLEQYDSIVIFHHIRPDGDCLGSQFGLRELLRINYPEKKVYAVGQSNGLFSNFLDLDFDEVPSDDILKKSLGVVVDANQKDRIQNREILDKNLFAETLRIDHHPNEDDLDKVTIWMEENRIAAAEMIAELAYQKGWKFNEKAANCVFLGIVTDSGRFQFSDTSSRTHELAAYLYKNGLNAEKVYLGLAQTSIEDLKVQSTLMSSLKTKGQVAYIQVDYKTTIALGKKPNDMARPNLIGNIKGYPLWVSFNEEEDNRIRVEYRSNGPIVRNVAIKWGGGGHDRASGSMICSFDDVDKVIDDCNEEVLRWQKENNN, via the coding sequence ATGAAGATAGCAGATACAGGTTCGTGAAAAATAGCGGCCGATAAACTTGAGCAATATGATTCGATAGTTATATTTCATCACATTAGACCAGATGGCGATTGCCTAGGTTCGCAATTTGGATTGCGGGAATTGTTGAGAATTAATTATCCAGAGAAAAAAGTTTATGCAGTTGGGCAATCAAATGGATTGTTTTCTAACTTTTTAGATTTAGATTTTGACGAGGTACCATCAGATGATATTTTGAAAAAATCTTTAGGTGTTGTAGTTGACGCTAATCAAAAAGATCGTATTCAAAACCGTGAAATTTTAGATAAAAATTTATTTGCAGAAACACTTCGAATTGACCACCATCCAAATGAGGATGATTTAGATAAAGTTACTATTTGAATGGAAGAAAATAGAATCGCTGCTGCCGAAATGATAGCGGAATTAGCTTACCAAAAGGGCTGAAAATTCAATGAAAAAGCTGCAAACTGCGTCTTTTTAGGTATAGTGACCGATAGTGGGCGTTTTCAATTTTCAGATACAAGCTCGCGCACACATGAGTTAGCGGCATATCTTTATAAAAATGGCTTAAATGCCGAAAAAGTTTATTTAGGATTGGCACAAACTAGCATTGAAGATTTAAAAGTTCAATCTACATTAATGAGTTCTTTAAAAACAAAAGGGCAAGTAGCTTATATTCAAGTAGACTACAAAACAACAATCGCTCTTGGCAAAAAACCTAACGATATGGCACGTCCAAATTTAATTGGAAATATTAAGGGTTATCCATTGTGAGTTTCTTTCAACGAAGAGGAGGATAATAGAATTAGGGTTGAGTATCGTTCGAATGGACCGATTGTTAGAAATGTTGCAATAAAATGAGGTGGCGGCGGACACGATCGCGCTTCTGGTTCAATGATTTGTTCATTTGATGATGTTGACAAAGTTATTGATGATTGCAATGAAGAAGTCTTACGCTGACAAAAGGAAAATAATAATTAG
- a CDS encoding phosphopentomutase produces MAKFKRIFMIVTDGLGIGPDRDQVSFGDKGANTILSASKSSMFFIDTWKKLGIGNITTLEGNYHVRKPLAYMAKVQEVSNAKDTLAGHWEMMGIKTLVPFPTFTENGFPQDLINELSKAFDGRKIVCNKSGSGTEIIDEYAQEQKETGAIIVYTSMDSVLQIAAHEEWIGLENLYRYGKAAREICSSKPEWNVGRIIVRPFITDENGKYKRTFNRHDYANQPREMILNELQRAGVEVVAVGKINDIFVGQGVTRAIHSDGDAHAMDITIEEAQKEGENKFIFTNLVQFDSHYGHRRDVDGYASNIALLDTKLAVLINSMREDDLLIMTSDHGNDPLYPGFNHTREMLPLTIFSKSFSEPKVLKDVEGLGTSGNIVARNWGVPIVSETGDDIFDQLV; encoded by the coding sequence ATGGCTAAATTTAAACGTATTTTTATGATTGTAACAGATGGTTTAGGAATCGGACCTGACCGTGACCAAGTATCGTTTGGAGATAAAGGAGCAAATACTATTTTATCAGCTTCAAAAAGTTCGATGTTTTTTATTGATACGTGAAAAAAATTAGGTATTGGTAATATAACTACATTGGAAGGCAACTACCACGTTCGTAAACCACTAGCTTATATGGCAAAAGTTCAAGAAGTATCGAATGCAAAAGATACATTGGCAGGACACTGAGAAATGATGGGGATTAAAACACTTGTTCCATTTCCAACTTTTACTGAAAATGGTTTTCCACAAGATTTAATTAACGAGCTTTCAAAGGCGTTTGACGGCCGCAAAATTGTATGTAATAAAAGTGGCTCAGGTACTGAAATTATTGATGAATATGCACAAGAACAAAAAGAAACTGGTGCAATTATTGTTTATACATCAATGGATTCAGTGCTACAAATTGCTGCGCACGAAGAATGAATCGGTTTAGAAAATCTATACCGTTATGGCAAGGCAGCGCGTGAAATTTGTTCTTCTAAACCTGAATGAAATGTCGGAAGAATTATTGTAAGACCATTCATTACTGATGAAAATGGTAAATATAAACGAACATTTAATCGCCATGACTATGCTAACCAACCCCGTGAAATGATTTTAAACGAATTACAAAGAGCGGGTGTTGAAGTTGTTGCAGTTGGAAAAATAAACGATATTTTTGTCGGTCAAGGTGTCACTCGTGCAATTCACTCTGATGGTGATGCGCACGCAATGGATATAACTATTGAAGAAGCTCAAAAAGAGGGTGAAAACAAATTTATTTTTACTAACTTAGTTCAATTTGATTCTCACTACGGCCATCGTCGTGACGTGGACGGTTATGCATCGAATATTGCTTTATTGGACACAAAATTAGCTGTTTTAATCAATTCTATGCGTGAAGATGATTTATTGATTATGACCTCAGATCACGGAAACGATCCTTTATATCCAGGTTTTAATCACACTCGTGAAATGCTACCTTTAACTATTTTTTCTAAATCATTTAGTGAACCCAAAGTACTAAAAGATGTAGAAGGCTTAGGAACAAGTGGCAACATTGTGGCACGTAATTGAGGAGTGCCAATTGTTTCAGAGACTGGTGACGATATTTTCGATCAATTAGTGTAA
- the rsmA gene encoding 16S rRNA (adenine(1518)-N(6)/adenine(1519)-N(6))-dimethyltransferase RsmA, producing the protein MQKNSDPKAKKKYGQNFINDPKLISQIIEIANVSGKKIIEIGPGKGALSYHLANSASNYIAFEIDPEMREYLIKNNILKPDQVKLQDFLNTDLSQYNDYEIVGNIPYYITSEILLKIFDAHKNFKKITLMVQKEVADRLCAQPNSPDYSKLTLTAQYLANINLDLKVGREKFDPIPNVDSAIITLEMNKSEEQTQQYKELKDFFKLCFLARRKKLSWALKTQYSQEKILNAYAKLNLNEMVRIQQLSLEQVVDIFNELSK; encoded by the coding sequence ATGCAAAAAAATAGCGATCCTAAAGCAAAGAAAAAATACGGACAAAATTTTATAAATGATCCTAAACTAATTTCTCAAATTATTGAGATTGCCAATGTATCAGGCAAAAAAATAATCGAAATCGGCCCTGGAAAGGGGGCTCTTAGTTACCATTTAGCAAACTCGGCTTCTAATTACATAGCATTTGAAATAGATCCTGAAATGCGTGAGTATTTAATTAAAAATAATATTTTAAAACCGGATCAAGTTAAACTACAAGACTTTTTAAATACTGATTTAAGCCAGTATAACGATTATGAAATAGTAGGAAATATTCCGTACTATATTACAAGTGAAATATTGCTAAAAATATTTGATGCACACAAAAACTTTAAAAAAATAACCTTAATGGTTCAAAAAGAGGTTGCTGATCGACTTTGCGCCCAACCAAATAGCCCTGATTATTCAAAATTAACATTAACAGCACAGTATCTAGCTAATATAAATCTAGATTTAAAAGTTGGTAGAGAAAAATTCGATCCAATTCCAAATGTTGATTCAGCAATAATAACTCTCGAAATGAATAAAAGTGAAGAACAAACCCAACAATATAAAGAATTAAAAGACTTTTTCAAATTGTGCTTTTTAGCACGTCGCAAAAAATTATCCTGAGCTCTAAAAACTCAGTATTCTCAGGAAAAAATACTGAATGCCTACGCAAAACTTAACTTAAATGAAATGGTTAGGATACAACAATTATCTTTAGAACAAGTAGTTGATATTTTTAATGAATTGAGTAAATAA
- a CDS encoding amino acid permease → MERQNNQLATKQPAKKKIGFFSSMMIVMGSSIGAGIFFKSEEVLNNSRGNLILAIFCWIMASIAVISMAIALVEIAGNKKDNLSLVSWNRLFNSRWIAQASKNFMAYITLPLTFFYMPIYVVMTLQDGIGAIANKNASAFNFGTSYDWVIWLAITTLMGLYFLTIPSLFSKIGNIHNVIVLSVKFIPLIFIMIIGIVLAISGKGGADNIKITSFEKFDDIKIGAGLIRYNHLGGFIGIFISIGSIFFAYDGFYIAAGMQTEMKKPEKTSWALSLGLIIITIFYILIAISMSINGRSFSSMLQYIQSLLGQKVSRIIFGLINIAIAIGVMGVINGFSMWMPRYIESLLAEGELPFWEKFISKLNPNRPTVGVIYSVIIGLGSNIIFTIIGATLYISTNNDYLKYTDGMARLYSFTDLIANWVTVFTFVFIAFAILGVIKNRKNQKIKIKQKVKFFSLFAYITVFFVSLSMLALILIPIIDLFMTIGFDHNSYMHWKNATYSQAHQFFIGLVVGRTMLVVMLIIFHVIVFASDPIQNCFHKQKYGSIEKFHQHRNLILQKYPSPYTQT, encoded by the coding sequence ATGGAGCGACAAAACAATCAACTGGCAACTAAACAACCAGCGAAGAAAAAAATTGGCTTTTTTTCTTCAATGATGATTGTTATGGGAAGTTCAATTGGTGCTGGAATTTTTTTTAAATCTGAAGAAGTTTTAAATAATTCAAGAGGTAATTTAATTCTAGCAATATTTTGCTGAATTATGGCCTCAATCGCCGTAATTTCAATGGCTATTGCCCTTGTTGAAATTGCGGGCAATAAAAAAGATAATCTTTCGCTTGTAAGTTGAAACCGTCTATTTAATTCACGTTGAATTGCTCAGGCTTCAAAAAACTTTATGGCTTATATTACCTTGCCTTTAACATTTTTTTATATGCCTATTTACGTGGTCATGACTTTGCAGGATGGAATTGGGGCAATAGCGAATAAAAATGCATCAGCATTTAATTTTGGAACTAGTTATGATTGGGTGATCTGGCTTGCTATAACCACATTAATGGGGTTATACTTCCTAACAATACCTAGTTTATTTTCTAAAATAGGCAATATTCATAATGTAATAGTCCTTTCAGTTAAATTTATACCTTTAATTTTTATTATGATTATTGGTATTGTTTTAGCTATTAGTGGTAAAGGTGGAGCCGACAACATTAAAATAACAAGTTTTGAAAAATTTGATGACATTAAAATAGGGGCAGGCTTAATTCGCTATAACCATTTAGGTGGCTTTATTGGAATTTTTATTTCAATTGGATCGATATTTTTTGCTTACGATGGCTTTTATATCGCGGCCGGAATGCAAACTGAAATGAAAAAACCCGAAAAAACAAGTTGAGCGTTGTCTCTTGGATTAATAATTATTACGATTTTTTACATTTTAATTGCAATTTCAATGTCAATAAATGGCCGTTCATTTAGCAGTATGCTTCAGTATATTCAATCATTACTAGGACAAAAGGTCAGTAGAATAATTTTTGGTTTAATCAATATTGCTATCGCAATTGGTGTTATGGGCGTTATAAATGGATTTTCAATGTGAATGCCACGTTACATCGAATCCCTATTGGCCGAAGGCGAGCTTCCGTTTTGAGAAAAATTTATATCTAAACTAAATCCAAATCGACCTACTGTCGGAGTAATATATTCCGTCATCATTGGTCTTGGTTCAAATATAATTTTCACAATAATTGGTGCGACATTGTATATTTCAACTAATAATGATTACTTGAAATATACTGACGGTATGGCCCGTTTATACTCATTCACTGATTTAATCGCAAACTGAGTCACTGTCTTTACATTCGTATTTATTGCCTTTGCAATATTAGGGGTAATTAAAAATCGAAAAAATCAAAAAATAAAAATTAAACAAAAAGTTAAATTTTTCAGTCTTTTTGCTTATATTACAGTATTTTTTGTATCATTATCAATGTTGGCATTAATTCTAATTCCAATAATTGACTTATTTATGACGATCGGATTTGACCATAATTCTTATATGCATTGAAAAAACGCAACTTATTCACAAGCACATCAATTTTTTATCGGTTTGGTTGTTGGTCGCACAATGCTTGTTGTAATGTTAATTATTTTTCATGTTATTGTCTTTGCTAGCGATCCTATTCAAAATTGTTTTCACAAACAAAAATATGGTTCAATCGAAAAATTCCATCAACATCGAAATCTAATTTTACAAAAATACCCTTCTCCATACACACAAACATAA
- a CDS encoding NAD(P)H-dependent glycerol-3-phosphate dehydrogenase, translating into MSRNFVMLGTGAWSSALASMLSKNGHKIKMWGIDKSEILDINKGVNTKYFASSKFNNPENIEATSDLKYALENVDIIVVAVPTPVISPVLTQVKTHLGNRKISIINVAKGINPETKEFFSAVIKNAIGSNLIDICSVIGPSFAIDVFNNKMTMVNAVGENIEFLTKITNYFTTSSFKLIPNTDEKASETFSALKNVLAIGMGIASGLFDSQNLLPALISLGLKEIFQIAKFLSPETSDTVGYELAAVGDIVLTCLNPTSRNFSFGLEIAKNGVQKAIAMNVKTVEGYNTAKILEKILQNKKAPEAPFISNIISVLLHNLNPREILNFI; encoded by the coding sequence ATGAGTAGAAATTTTGTTATGTTAGGTACAGGTGCTTGATCATCAGCTCTAGCATCCATGTTGAGTAAAAATGGACACAAAATTAAAATGTGGGGAATAGATAAATCGGAAATATTAGATATAAATAAAGGTGTTAATACAAAATATTTTGCATCTTCAAAATTTAATAATCCTGAAAATATTGAAGCTACATCCGATTTAAAATATGCCCTTGAAAATGTTGACATTATTGTGGTTGCAGTGCCAACTCCAGTGATTTCACCAGTACTAACACAGGTTAAAACACACCTTGGCAACCGGAAAATTAGCATCATAAATGTTGCTAAAGGAATTAACCCTGAAACAAAAGAATTTTTCTCTGCAGTTATCAAAAATGCAATAGGTTCTAATTTAATTGATATTTGTTCAGTTATCGGACCATCATTTGCTATTGATGTATTCAATAATAAGATGACTATGGTGAATGCAGTAGGTGAAAATATTGAATTTTTAACAAAAATTACAAATTATTTCACCACAAGCTCTTTTAAATTGATACCAAATACTGATGAAAAAGCTAGTGAAACTTTTTCGGCATTGAAAAACGTTTTAGCAATTGGAATGGGTATTGCAAGTGGTCTATTCGACTCACAAAATTTATTACCAGCTCTAATTTCACTTGGTCTTAAAGAAATTTTTCAAATTGCAAAATTCCTAAGCCCCGAAACTTCTGATACTGTCGGCTATGAATTAGCAGCTGTTGGTGACATAGTTTTAACCTGTTTAAATCCAACTAGTCGCAACTTTAGTTTTGGTCTAGAAATTGCAAAAAATGGTGTTCAAAAAGCGATTGCGATGAACGTGAAAACGGTTGAAGGTTATAACACTGCCAAAATTCTTGAAAAAATTTTACAAAACAAAAAAGCACCGGAAGCCCCGTTCATCAGTAACATTATCAGTGTTTTACTACACAATTTAAATCCAAGAGAAATTTTAAACTTCATTTAA
- the msrB gene encoding peptide-methionine (R)-S-oxide reductase MsrB yields the protein MNKNIYLAGGCFWGVQAYFSRLNGVINTSSGYANGIDENATYKNLKNSLHAEAVKVEFDSTIISVEELVVHLFRLIEPDSLNKQGNDIGTQYRTGVYYEDQNDRLIIEAIFNKFKRKYAKFYVELEPLKHFIPAEEYHQDYLEKNPNGYCHINLNVDYKLNDGELNLIKQARKEMTLTQLSYDVLKNSATERPHTSELNSEYRKGIYIEKITGEALFSSSTKFDAGCGWPSFSEPIQSESVQYLDDTSYNMYRIEVRSGQGDHHLGHVFNDGPKEMGGKRYCINGAALEFIPLEEMDEKGYSEYKKYVK from the coding sequence ATGAATAAAAATATTTATCTAGCTGGAGGGTGTTTTTGAGGTGTGCAGGCATACTTTTCACGTCTTAATGGCGTAATTAATACGTCAAGTGGTTATGCAAATGGTATAGATGAGAATGCAACATATAAAAACTTAAAAAATAGTTTACATGCTGAAGCGGTTAAGGTTGAGTTTGATTCTACAATTATAAGTGTCGAAGAGCTGGTTGTTCATTTATTCAGACTTATTGAACCTGATTCGTTGAATAAGCAAGGCAATGATATCGGAACTCAATATCGAACTGGGGTTTATTACGAAGACCAAAATGATAGGTTGATTATTGAAGCTATTTTTAATAAATTTAAAAGAAAATATGCTAAATTTTATGTTGAATTAGAACCGCTAAAACACTTTATTCCTGCTGAAGAATATCACCAAGACTATTTAGAAAAAAATCCAAATGGCTATTGCCATATTAATTTAAATGTTGATTATAAACTAAACGATGGCGAGTTAAATTTAATTAAGCAAGCACGAAAAGAAATGACTTTAACTCAGTTAAGCTATGATGTTTTAAAAAACTCAGCAACAGAAAGACCACATACATCTGAATTAAATAGTGAATATCGCAAAGGAATTTATATTGAGAAAATTACAGGTGAAGCTTTATTTTCTTCATCTACAAAATTTGATGCTGGATGTGGATGACCTAGTTTCTCAGAACCAATTCAATCAGAAAGTGTACAATATCTAGATGATACATCGTATAATATGTATCGCATTGAGGTTCGTTCGGGACAAGGGGACCATCATTTAGGTCATGTTTTCAATGATGGTCCAAAAGAAATGGGCGGAAAAAGATACTGCATTAATGGAGCGGCATTAGAATTTATTCCGCTTGAGGAAATGGACGAAAAAGGATATAGTGAATATAAAAAGTATGTTAAATAA
- a CDS encoding LlaMI family restriction endonuclease, whose translation MRKQEALWYIVSIFRNKIKNKRPSVLDFDIDNRINKHWLEQKFGLNYNGECICSDVGYELKIESEKMINFGDWTPNYYIYNQTDYLEIFPGNTPAERRVSFLLMFAGDFDRNNRYYWNGENCIQTKCSNYCGLILRVEDNSDISIIYNFSEDKRINKYEVVDFRLQKENVILAQWFGRKNTKVKRNGIFNGRSLQSRFEDKYEGKGFCVVKSDHQGYYRSIKFGYKLTFRDWVQQVEEGNVIYSCEMNAENHRTYARWESANNIYWDRVANIEIK comes from the coding sequence TTGCGTAAACAAGAAGCCCTTTGGTACATCGTGAGTATTTTTAGAAATAAAATTAAAAATAAACGCCCAAGCGTTTTAGATTTTGATATTGATAATAGGATTAATAAACATTGATTAGAACAGAAATTTGGACTTAATTATAATGGAGAATGTATTTGTTCTGATGTTGGTTATGAGTTAAAAATTGAATCAGAAAAGATGATAAATTTTGGTGATTGGACACCAAATTATTATATTTATAATCAAACTGATTATTTAGAAATTTTTCCTGGCAACACGCCTGCTGAAAGAAGAGTATCTTTTCTTCTGATGTTTGCCGGCGATTTTGATAGAAATAATAGATACTATTGAAATGGTGAAAATTGTATTCAAACAAAATGCAGTAATTATTGTGGGTTAATATTGCGAGTGGAAGACAATAGCGATATTAGTATTATTTATAATTTTTCTGAGGATAAGAGAATAAATAAGTATGAAGTTGTAGATTTTAGATTGCAAAAGGAAAATGTAATTTTAGCTCAATGATTTGGGAGAAAAAATACCAAAGTTAAGCGAAATGGTATATTCAATGGTCGTAGTTTGCAAAGTCGTTTTGAGGATAAGTATGAAGGTAAAGGATTTTGCGTAGTTAAAAGCGACCATCAGGGATATTATCGCAGTATTAAATTTGGATATAAATTAACTTTTAGAGATTGAGTGCAACAAGTTGAAGAGGGTAATGTGATATATTCGTGCGAAATGAACGCTGAAAACCATAGAACGTATGCTCGTTGAGAATCTGCTAACAATATATACTGAGATCGTGTTGCGAATATTGAAATAAAATAA
- a CDS encoding DNA methyltransferase family protein, whose product MPIAKEELIVRTLKNTLLSENINKPENRESQLKRIFSKIVDDLGIYYKIGLTTDFTGKLFNEMYSWLGFVEDKLNDVVLTPSYVTSLLVKLARVDKDSYVWDFATGSAVDYW is encoded by the coding sequence TTGCCAATAGCAAAAGAAGAACTAATAGTAAGAACACTAAAAAACACATTATTATCAGAAAATATTAATAAACCCGAGAATAGAGAAAGTCAATTAAAAAGAATATTTTCTAAAATAGTAGATGATTTAGGTATTTACTATAAAATAGGCTTAACGACAGATTTTACAGGTAAGCTATTTAATGAAATGTATTCATGGTTAGGATTTGTGGAGGATAAGTTAAATGATGTAGTTCTAACACCATCTTATGTAACAAGTCTTTTAGTAAAACTTGCAAGAGTAGATAAAGACAGTTATGTTTGAGACTTTGCAACAGGTAGTGCTGTGGATTATTGGTAG